One genomic window of Actinomycetota bacterium includes the following:
- a CDS encoding c-type cytochrome — protein sequence MPTDPSRRWPIRVTILGVVGVLAGATAAAGVQDPTAAPTGADPDPTAAPTTDPQLVARGRELFGSQCATCHGAQGRGGVRTDAPPLRDAPPAMIDFVIRTGRMPPPQPDAGSVRRPPRLDDEQRRAIVAYVKTFAPNEPAIPDPDPQRGDLSHGRELYEANCIACHSALGRGIAISQRDIAPGLDPSSPVEIAEAVRVGPGVMPVFETGVISDDELNDLIRYIVWLTDERERPGGLTIGRSGPVTEGLVSWGLGLVLLLVAMYFIGEHRRGS from the coding sequence ATGCCCACCGACCCTTCGCGGCGGTGGCCCATCCGCGTCACGATCCTCGGGGTGGTCGGGGTCCTGGCTGGCGCGACGGCCGCCGCGGGTGTGCAGGACCCCACCGCCGCCCCGACCGGGGCCGACCCCGACCCCACGGCGGCCCCCACCACCGATCCGCAGCTGGTCGCCCGCGGCCGGGAGCTGTTCGGTTCCCAGTGCGCGACGTGCCACGGCGCTCAGGGCCGCGGCGGCGTGCGCACCGACGCCCCGCCGCTCCGCGACGCCCCCCCGGCGATGATCGACTTCGTGATCCGGACCGGACGCATGCCGCCGCCGCAACCCGACGCGGGGAGCGTGCGACGTCCTCCGCGGCTCGACGACGAGCAGCGGCGGGCGATCGTGGCGTACGTCAAGACGTTCGCACCGAACGAGCCGGCGATCCCCGACCCCGACCCTCAGCGCGGCGACCTGTCACATGGACGCGAGCTGTACGAGGCCAACTGCATCGCATGCCACAGCGCGCTGGGGCGCGGCATCGCGATCAGCCAGCGCGATATCGCGCCGGGCCTGGACCCTTCCTCCCCGGTCGAGATCGCCGAAGCTGTCCGCGTCGGGCCCGGGGTCATGCCGGTGTTCGAGACCGGCGTCATCTCCGACGACGAGCTCAACGATCTGATCCGCTACATCGTCTGGCTCACCGACGAACGGGAACGCCCCGGTGGCCTCACGATCGGTCGCAGCGGACCGGTCACCGAAGGTCTCGTCTCGTGGGGTCTGGGCTTGGTGCTCCTGCTGGTCGCGATGTACTTCATCGGGGAGCACCGCCGTGGCAGCTGA